Proteins encoded together in one Candidatus Bathyarchaeota archaeon window:
- a CDS encoding Nramp family divalent metal transporter has protein sequence MKSLEQAVKIGEGPELPIKELPDPGPTTFRNFIKWIGPGVILGSLATGGYEGQYAPWISSLPGGINTMWLCTVGLILSGLMFTAASRYTMATGETFFRGVCRIKPGWLWGPVAFITLYLVFLWPAWVALAGASFATLFGGNTVHWTWALTALGYIILVFSKYVYRIVEAFMTIVLILTSVAVVVFTVAAGPNIWGQAAFGFFLGWLVQNPYALTVPVLGGAAAMVGNHVFQQLSPVCHSGFYTLQMREKGYGMSRYFGHVTGLAYKPEDIAIHGYAFNHKDSKEIEKWKRWLTINRWEVWLIYVLWGCFIFTFLYCLSGLLLLEAGQKVPAAQIPVTIGKGFGAKYGTLVGQFFFFTVGLSFYDAVIGVSDSISRAFTEVVWALSKRARSRSYRFWYYAFLTFLVIVYVILTPYKQPTELWLIGMASIGVAGIVLFPMLYYLTERLLPEELRAKGLYGAAEKAGLIISFILACTIGVYWLWQTLVDLMK, from the coding sequence ATGAAAAGTTTGGAACAAGCGGTGAAGATAGGTGAAGGACCTGAACTACCCATCAAGGAGCTGCCGGATCCAGGGCCTACAACCTTCAGGAATTTCATCAAGTGGATCGGTCCAGGGGTCATCCTAGGATCTCTTGCGACAGGAGGATATGAAGGTCAATATGCACCGTGGATAAGCTCATTGCCTGGGGGTATCAATACGATGTGGCTCTGCACAGTGGGTCTAATACTTTCAGGACTGATGTTCACAGCCGCATCAAGATATACTATGGCAACAGGGGAGACCTTCTTCCGTGGAGTATGTAGGATCAAACCTGGCTGGTTATGGGGACCCGTAGCTTTCATTACCCTCTACTTGGTATTCTTATGGCCTGCGTGGGTTGCGCTTGCAGGAGCTAGTTTCGCAACACTCTTCGGTGGAAATACAGTCCACTGGACATGGGCTCTCACAGCCCTAGGCTACATCATACTTGTCTTCTCAAAATATGTCTACAGGATTGTAGAAGCCTTCATGACCATTGTATTGATTCTGACTAGTGTTGCCGTTGTGGTTTTCACAGTTGCAGCAGGTCCAAACATCTGGGGCCAAGCAGCTTTCGGATTCTTCCTAGGTTGGCTGGTGCAGAATCCATACGCACTCACCGTCCCAGTCCTCGGCGGGGCGGCAGCAATGGTCGGAAACCATGTCTTCCAGCAACTGAGTCCGGTATGCCACTCAGGATTCTATACTCTCCAGATGAGAGAGAAAGGCTATGGAATGTCAAGATACTTCGGACATGTTACAGGTCTTGCGTATAAACCTGAAGACATAGCTATTCACGGCTACGCCTTTAACCATAAAGATTCAAAAGAGATTGAGAAGTGGAAGAGATGGCTCACAATCAACCGTTGGGAAGTGTGGCTTATCTATGTGCTCTGGGGTTGTTTCATATTCACCTTCCTCTACTGTCTATCTGGCCTACTCCTTCTGGAGGCTGGACAGAAAGTTCCAGCAGCACAGATTCCAGTCACAATAGGCAAAGGCTTCGGGGCAAAATATGGCACTCTAGTTGGCCAATTCTTCTTCTTCACAGTTGGTCTATCATTCTACGACGCCGTCATCGGGGTCAGCGACTCGATAAGTAGGGCATTCACGGAAGTTGTCTGGGCCCTATCCAAACGTGCAAGGTCAAGAAGCTATAGATTCTGGTACTACGCGTTCCTGACTTTTCTCGTCATAGTTTACGTGATATTGACACCATACAAGCAGCCGACTGAGCTTTGGCTGATAGGAATGGCCAGTATAGGCGTAGCAGGAATAGTTCTGTTCCCAATGCTCTACTATCTCACAGAGAGGCTTCTTCCGGAGGAGCTTAGGGCAAAAGGTCTATATGGAGCGGCAGAGAAAGCTGGACTCATTATCTCATTCATACTCGCATGCACGATTGGAGTCTACTGGCTCTGGCAGACACTGGTAGACCTAATGAAATGA
- a CDS encoding saccharopine dehydrogenase NADP-binding domain-containing protein gives MNISLIGVGVQGSAILSTLRGIYEISRIDCADLNIARARRVKSRLKDDRIRCLRVDASNLHSLLKVLKRADIVINATLPKFNRKIMEAALKCGAHYIDLASDDPLGELELKDRWVDAGLTAAITQGGPFTLNAPVRAVAESMDVVREIRLRHGWRRADSEPVPVWSPSWCPEVALSEWESSPVIYRGGVYEKAPTFSGMEDYHFPGPLGQLTVCHVDYEPVYTLPRFIDKGLNYVDCKIPPDLIAGSLIKMGLASRKTVKVKGVKVAPRDLLLTLLPHPADIYEIGNPYPNVHLCYLGEIEGERKGVRILHKVYRLTSASENVEKYGVRWADVSVPVAVVTLMLISGEIEPGIYPPEGLPQQFLKNLADWGFEFQNVEYNI, from the coding sequence GTGAATATTTCACTCATCGGCGTCGGCGTTCAAGGCTCAGCCATTCTATCAACTCTGAGAGGGATCTATGAAATTTCTAGGATAGATTGTGCGGATCTGAACATAGCGAGGGCGAGACGAGTCAAGTCTAGATTGAAAGATGACAGGATCCGTTGTTTAAGGGTTGACGCTAGTAACTTGCATAGTCTCTTGAAGGTTTTGAAGAGAGCCGATATCGTGATCAATGCAACCCTGCCAAAGTTCAACCGTAAAATAATGGAGGCTGCCCTCAAATGTGGTGCCCACTACATAGACTTGGCCTCAGACGACCCTCTAGGAGAGTTGGAGTTAAAAGACAGGTGGGTTGACGCGGGGCTGACCGCCGCAATAACTCAGGGAGGCCCATTCACATTGAATGCGCCAGTAAGGGCCGTGGCCGAGAGTATGGATGTAGTCCGTGAGATAAGGCTCAGGCATGGATGGAGGAGAGCAGACAGTGAGCCTGTGCCAGTCTGGTCTCCTAGCTGGTGCCCCGAGGTCGCACTCTCAGAATGGGAGAGTAGTCCGGTAATATATAGGGGTGGCGTATATGAGAAGGCTCCCACATTCTCAGGCATGGAAGATTACCATTTCCCTGGGCCTCTTGGACAGTTAACCGTTTGCCATGTCGATTACGAGCCTGTATACACCCTTCCAAGATTTATCGATAAGGGCCTGAACTATGTCGACTGTAAGATACCTCCTGACCTTATCGCAGGATCATTGATAAAGATGGGTCTTGCAAGCAGAAAGACCGTAAAAGTCAAGGGTGTCAAGGTTGCTCCAAGAGATCTTCTGTTGACCCTCCTACCTCACCCTGCAGACATATATGAGATCGGTAACCCATATCCAAACGTTCATTTATGCTATCTGGGAGAGATCGAAGGCGAGAGGAAAGGTGTTAGAATCTTACATAAAGTTTACAGGTTGACCAGCGCCTCGGAGAATGTTGAGAAGTATGGTGTCAGGTGGGCTGATGTCTCCGTCCCTGTCGCTGTGGTCACTCTCATGCTGATCAGTGGTGAAATTGAACCTGGCATCTACCCCCCTGAAGGTTTACCGCAACAATTTCTGAAGAATCTCGCCGACTGGGGTTTTGAGTTTCAAAATGTCGAATACAACATATAA
- a CDS encoding flavin reductase, with translation MERIGLDVQTVLDKILNGVTVVTSKAGSKINGLTIAWATQVSFQPPIVAVSVGKTRYTHDMIQSSRIFAVNILHEGQVEVARLFGLQSGRDIDKFATIPYETKVTGAPILKDCLAYLDCEVERAIPVGDHTLFAGRIVDANIKADKKPLAYNPDDYW, from the coding sequence GTGGAGAGAATAGGGTTGGATGTTCAGACTGTGCTTGACAAGATATTGAACGGTGTTACAGTCGTAACCTCCAAGGCAGGGAGTAAGATAAACGGTTTGACCATAGCCTGGGCCACTCAAGTATCCTTTCAACCTCCGATAGTAGCCGTGAGCGTTGGAAAGACAAGGTATACTCATGATATGATACAGAGCTCGAGGATCTTCGCTGTCAATATTTTGCATGAAGGGCAGGTTGAGGTCGCCAGGCTCTTCGGCCTGCAATCGGGGAGGGACATAGACAAGTTCGCCACTATTCCATATGAGACAAAAGTCACTGGCGCACCTATACTCAAAGATTGCCTAGCTTATCTTGACTGTGAAGTTGAGAGGGCCATTCCTGTTGGAGACCACACACTATTCGCTGGCAGAATAGTTGATGCAAATATTAAGGCAGATAAGAAGCCCTTGGCCTATAATCCAGACGATTACTGGTGA
- a CDS encoding class II SORL domain-containing protein: MEPFGKLIYTPESATGEAISKVESHTPRIDLPDTATSGKPFEVRVTVGPHPNTVEHSIRRIEVYFYEDGRPFNPILLSSVNLAPLYSEPEVRLTLKLSKSGTLYVVEYCNLHGLWEARREVKVSP; this comes from the coding sequence ATGGAACCCTTCGGAAAACTTATCTATACTCCTGAGTCGGCCACCGGCGAGGCGATAAGTAAGGTTGAGTCTCATACGCCAAGAATAGATTTGCCTGACACAGCCACTTCAGGTAAGCCCTTCGAGGTCAGAGTGACTGTAGGTCCACATCCAAATACGGTTGAACATTCAATAAGAAGGATAGAAGTTTACTTCTATGAGGATGGTAGGCCTTTTAATCCAATACTCCTGTCAAGTGTCAACCTTGCTCCACTGTACAGTGAGCCTGAGGTCAGGTTGACTTTGAAACTCAGCAAGAGCGGAACATTATACGTGGTGGAATACTGCAACTTGCATGGGTTATGGGAGGCAAGGAGAGAAGTTAAAGTCTCACCCTGA
- a CDS encoding ferredoxin family protein, with translation MPIDPDFQKKLKPTGEHSGHKVWGDVKPPEKLGIHGTNVAVDFDSCNGDGVCISVCPVSVFEWTGTPGHPLSEKKSDPVNESACIQCMACEMQCPTKAIKVTPP, from the coding sequence TTGCCCATAGATCCAGACTTTCAGAAGAAGTTGAAACCAACCGGAGAACATTCGGGCCACAAGGTTTGGGGCGATGTGAAGCCACCTGAGAAGCTCGGTATACATGGAACGAATGTGGCTGTTGACTTTGACTCCTGCAACGGGGACGGTGTCTGTATATCAGTCTGTCCTGTATCGGTCTTCGAATGGACTGGTACCCCGGGCCATCCCCTCTCAGAGAAGAAGTCAGATCCAGTAAATGAATCAGCTTGCATACAGTGTATGGCCTGTGAGATGCAGTGTCCAACCAAGGCGATAAAGGTGACCCCTCCGTAA
- a CDS encoding isoprenylcysteine carboxylmethyltransferase family protein, whose translation MLEYEYFNRWDIVIVDITIFSVFLLSLSFRNKHVRRVGGLYLGFITSLFFEMYGIPLTVYMLSAYFGGLPYTYWRGHLLGVLGFVLGFAILAFGLYLIVAGWKAVYLARGRLVESGVYGWVRHPQYLGFILVTLGWLIHWPTLITSAIWPFLTVSYYRLAKEEEASLEATFKDEYREYAEKVPMFIPKMFRLDGIIRNFYAAYISRN comes from the coding sequence GACATCACCATATTCTCAGTGTTTCTCCTCTCACTCTCTTTCAGAAATAAGCATGTGAGGAGGGTGGGAGGGCTGTATCTCGGTTTCATAACATCCCTATTTTTTGAGATGTACGGTATCCCCCTGACAGTTTACATGTTATCCGCCTATTTTGGAGGTTTACCTTATACATACTGGAGGGGACATTTGCTGGGAGTCCTAGGCTTCGTGCTGGGCTTCGCTATTCTGGCTTTTGGATTATATTTGATCGTCGCCGGATGGAAGGCTGTATATTTGGCTCGAGGTAGGCTTGTGGAATCTGGGGTCTACGGGTGGGTCAGGCACCCTCAATACTTGGGTTTTATACTTGTGACATTGGGGTGGCTGATCCATTGGCCAACCCTTATCACATCTGCGATATGGCCATTCTTGACAGTTTCATATTATAGGTTGGCTAAGGAGGAAGAGGCTTCGTTGGAAGCTACGTTCAAGGACGAATATAGAGAGTATGCTGAAAAAGTTCCTATGTTCATACCTAAGATGTTCAGGTTGGATGGAATTATCAGGAACTTTTACGCGGCTTATATATCCAGAAATTGA